The Pseudomonas moraviensis genome contains the following window.
CCCGGATTGGTCTGGAGCGCACGCAGCGCCTGGCGGCGCGGCGTGTCGAAAATCGTCAGCGACCAACGTGAACAGCGCTGGCGCGACGCGCCGGTGATTCGCCTCGGCCTGCATCCGGTCGACATGCGCCATCGTTTCTCTCGAGATTATTGGTTACGCACACTGGAACGCCTGCTGGCAGACGGACGCGTGCCGCTGACCAAGATCGACTGGCTCGTCCGACAGCACGGTCAACTGGAACGCGCAGCATGAAGCGCAGCCTGTTGTTGCTGATCGGCCTGCTCGCCGCGGTGCTGATACCGGTGCTGCTTGGCGGCGGCGAAACCTGGGCACGCCTGCGCAGTTTTCCGCTGAACTGGCTGTTGATCATGTTCGGCATGATCCTGCTGTGCTGGGGCATCAACACCCTGCGCCTGCGGTTGTTGCTGGGCGATCAGCGCGAAAAGGTCGCGCCGTTGAAAAGTCTTGGCGTGGTGATGGCGGCCGAGTTCGCCTACTGCGCTACGCCCGGGGGCAGCGGCGGGCCGCTGACCATCATGGCCTTGCTGGCCCGGTGCGGCGTGCGTCCGGCGCGGGGCAGCGCGGTGTTTGCCATGGACCAGCTCAGCGATCTGTTGTTCTTTCTCTGCGCGCTGAGCGGAATTCTGATTTACGCGCTGTTCCAGCACCTGAGCGATCGCCTCGAATGGCTGCTGACGGTCAGCGCCGTGTCGCTGTTCGGCGGCTTGTGCAGTTGCGTATTGATTGCGCGCTATCACCGGGCGTTGATTCGCCTGAGCGGCCGGCTGTTGGCGGGGATGAACGTTACGGCGCGCACTCGCCGCCGCTGGGCGCGCAAGTTGCTGCACTTTCTCGCGGCCTTTACCGATACCTTGAAGTTGCCCTGGCAGACGCTGGTTCAGGTGTTCGCCCTGACCTGCGTGCACTGGCTGCTGCGCTACAGCGTGCTGTATCTGGCCTTGCGCGGCCTCGGTGCCGACTTGCAGTGGGCATGGAGTTTTCTGGTACAGATGCTCTCGCTGGGCGCCGGCCAGTTCAGTCTGTTACCCGGCGGCGCAGGGGCAGCGGAATTGACCTCGGCCGCGCTGCTCGCGCCGATGGTGGGCAAATCCACCGCAGCGGCGGCGATCCTGATCTGGCGCGTAGTGACGTATTACTTCTATCTGCTGGTCGGCGGCCCGGTGTTCGTGTTGATGCTGGGCAAGCCGTTGCTGAAGAAGCTGATGAACGTCAGGCAGGCTTCTTAGGTTCGTCGTGCTCTTGCTGCAGCTGCTCCCATAACTCGGCGGCGCCGGGGAATTCGGTGCCGTCCTCGGGGCTCATGTCGTCGGGGTCGTAGCGACTGAGGCAACCTTCACCAAGGGTGGCAGGTGCTTTGGAGGTGGCTTTGTCCAGTGGATCGCTCATGGCTTTTCCTCGGGCTCAAATGACAAGGGCCTGAGCGATTCAACGCCCAGGCCCTTGGTTTTTCAAGCAGGTCGTGTGCTATCAGAACACGACCGTCTTGTTGCCGTGCACCAGCACACGGTCTTCGAGGTGATAACGCAGGCCGCGGGCCAGCACCATCTTCTCGACGTCACGGCCGAAACGCACCATGTCTTCGATGCTGTCGCTGTGGCTGACACGCACCACGTCCTGCTCGATGATCGGGCCGGCGTCCAGCTCTTCGGTCACGTAGTGGCAGGTCGCGCCGATCAGCTTGACGCCGCGCAGGGACGCCTGGTGGTACGGCTTGGCGCCGACAAACGAAGGCAGGAAGCTGTGGTGAATGTTGATGACCTTGTGCGCATATTCGCGGCACATGTCCGGCGGCAGGATCTGCATGTAGCGCGCCAGCACCACCACTTCGGCGTCGTGCTGTTTGACCAGGCGCGACACTTCGTCGAACGCTGGCTGCTTGTCCTGCGGATTGACCGGTACGTGGTAGTAAGGAATGCCGTGCCACTCGACCATGCTGCGCAGGTCGTCGTGGTTGGAAATCACGCAGGAAATTTCGCAGTCCAGCTCATCGCTGTGCCAACGGTGCAGCAGGTCGGCGAGGCAGTGGGATTCGCGGCTGGCCATCAGCACCACGCGTTTTTTCTGCTCGGTGTCGGTGATGCGCCAGTCCATCGAGAACTCTTCGGCGATCGGCGCGAACTTCTCGCGCAATTCTTCGATACCGAACGGCAGCGAATCGGCACGAATTTCGTGACGCATGAAGAACCAGCCCACTTGATTGTCAGAGTGGTGGCTCGCTTCGGTGATCCAGCCGTTATGAGAGGCCAGAAAATTACTGACTTTGGCAACGATGCCAACGCGGTCCGGGCAAGATATCACCAGCCGAAAAGTGCGCATGAGGGGGAAACTCCAGAACTTCACAAAGGCCGCCATTCTAGCGACTGTGCAGGAAAACTGCAGTACGCATGCGTGCCGGGCGAAACGAAGCCCGGCGAAACGGCTTTCTGACGCAGGTCTTCGTCAAGACCGTGACGCTTTAGCGAGGCGTTTGTCAGACAACTGTAAATATCTGTGCTGACTGCATCACATTATTTAACGGAACATTCAATTGACGGCTAATTCCTGTAACTCATTTAAATAAAAAGCCCATCTAAATGTTTACTTGATGAAACAGCCTGACTATTATTGCGGCACTGTCCCCTGTCATTCAGCATTCTACAAAAGGTAGTACTCATGTCCTTGATCAACGAATATCGCGCCACCGAAGAAGCCATCAAAGAGCTGCAAGCCCGTCTGAAAAACCTGTCCGAAGACGACAAACTGCAAGCCGAACTGGAATTCGAAGGCAAATTGCGCACGCTGATGGGTGAATACTCCAAATCGCTGCGTGACATCATCGCGCTGCTGGACCCGGAAGCCAAATCCAAGGCTCCACGTGGCGGCGCAGTGAAAACTACCGGCACCAAGCGTGCACGCAAAGTTAAACAATACAAAAACCCGCACAACGGTGAAGTCATCGAAACCAAAGGTGGCAACCACAAGACTCTGAAAGAGTGGAAAGCCAAGTGGGGCGGCGACGTGGTTGAAGGCTGGGCTACCCTGCTGGGCTAAGCCGCGACACCTTCGCCGAGCGATCCGCGAACAAAAAAACGCCAGCTTGCGCTGGCGTTTTTTTATGCCGGTAAATTATTACCGGGCATGTTCGATTTCACAGATTCAAACGTTTGCGTAATGCCTGGACATAGTTCTGCCAGTCATTGAGCACCTCTCGCTGCATTGGCGTCGCACTAAGCGACCATTGCTCGGCACTCTCGATAAATGACTGCACGGTATTCGGTGCGCCTGCCTCGGGTTGCGTCAGACGCTGCTGACAAAATAATCTCCAGCGTTCCTGCTCGGCAACATCCAGGGTCTGCGGAAAGTTGCGTGCTCGATATCGAAAAAGTAATTCGGGCAAACGTTCATCATCGAAAGGCCACGGCTCTTGCGCTAGTTGCGCAGGGTCCGCCATTCGAACTTGCTCACATAGGCGGCGGTCACGATCGCCGATAAATCCGTCGTACAACTGCTGCTCGGGATCTTCGTTGGGGGTGAAATCTTCGCTGGCATAAATCGCCGCGATTTTATCTTTCCAGACTTGTTGTGCGTCAGTTAGTCGCAGTGCCCGCTCCTGATAAAGCGCCATATCCAGCCCAAGGCGTTGCTGATCTTCTGCACGCAATACCGCCAGCGGCGCTACAACCGGACAACGATTGATGTGAATCAGCTTGAGCGGCACCGGCAACTCACCTTCGGCCAACTCATCGCGGCGGGTATAAAGACGCTGGCGCAGGGCGTGCGCGTCCAGGTCCAGCAGCCCCTGCGGATCGAGATGCAAGTCACAGACGATCAAGGCGTTACGGTTCTTCGGGTGCCAGGCCAGCGGCAGGACCACGCCGACATAACTGCGCACCGCCGAGAAACGTCCGGACACATGCACCATTGGCTGCAACAGGCGGATCTGATCCATGACTTTCTGTTTGCTGCGCAACTGGAACAGCCAGTCGTAGAGTCTGGGTTGTTTCTCGCGAATCAGCCGCGCCAGTGCGATGGTGGCGCGCACGTCCGACAGCGCCTCGTGGGCATGGCCGTGATCGATATTATTGGCCGCCGTGAGGCGCTCGAGCTTGAGGGTCACGCGGCCCTGGTCATCCGTCGGCCAGACCAGACCGTCAGGACGCAATGCGTAAGCGGCGCGCACCACGTCGATCAGATCCCAGCGACTGTTGCCGCCCTGCCATTCCCGGGCATAGGGGTCGAAGAAATTGCGATACAGGCTGTAGCGCGTCATCTCGTCGTCGAAACGCAAGGTGTTGTAGCCGGCGCCACAGGTACCCGGTGCGGCCAGTTGCGCATGCACACGGGTCATGAAATCGGCTTCGCTCAAACCCTTCTCGGCAAGCTGAGCGGGCGTGATTCCGGTGATTGCGCACGCCGCCGGATGCGGCAGGATGTCTTCGCTGGGCTGGCAATACAGATTCACCGGCTCATCGATTTCGTTGAGCGCATGGTCGGTGCGAATCCCGGCCACCTGCAGCGGACGGTCGTTGCGCGGATTGATGCCAGTGGTTTCGTAGTCGTACCAGAAGATTGAAGTCACGGGCGAATCCTGAACAGAAGATCGGCGAAGTCTAGGCGCTCCAGGGTTACCACGGCCAGCCTCGGAGCCCTTGAACAGCAATTTCTCCAGATTCCTACAGCTGAATTGCATTTCCCTTGTGGGAGCGAGCCTGTTCGCGAAAGCTTTCTGTCAGTTGCACATGGGCTGACTGATCCACCGCATTCGCGAGCAGGCTCGCTCCCACACCCGAGAGGCTGCTAGCATCAGCCGCACTTGCATCCCGAACAGGCGAACATCAGGTAGCCCATGCTCGAACCCACAGCACCGCCAAGGAAAGCACCGCTGGATACGCGGCATCAGGTCGAAACGCCGGAAGGCATCGACCTGCCGTTACGCCCCGCCGGGCTGATGGTGCGCGCCGTGGCGTTTGCCATCGATCTGGGCATTCGCGGCTTGATTCTGGGCGTGCTGTTTATCGCACTGGCATTTCTCGGCAAGCTCGGCATGGGCCTCGGTTCACTGCTGCTGTTTGCCATCAGCTGGTGGTACATGGTGCTGTTCGAGGTGCTGCGCCAAGGCCGCTCGCCGGGCAAGCAATGGCTGGGTTTGCGCGTCGTCCATGACGACGGCACGCCGATCGGCTGGTCGGCCTCACTGCTGCGCAACCTGCTGCGTGTTGTCGACCTGCTGCCCTTCGGCTATTGCCTCGGTGCGATCAGTTGCCTGCAACACCCGACCTTCAAACGCCTCGGCGACATTGCCGCCGGCACACTGGTGGTCTACAGCGAACGCCCGCTCAGTCGCCCGCAATTGCCTGAGGCCGAACCTCGCCGCTGCCCCGTCGCTCTCACGCTCAGCGAGCAACGCGCGGTACTCGGTTTCGCCGAGCGTCAGGCCGAGCTGTCGCCGGCTCGAGTCAATGAGCTGGCGGCATTGCTGGCGCAGCCGCTGCATATCTCCGCGCCCAAGGCCGTGTCCGAACTCAATGGCATCGCACGCGGACTGCTGGGGCCGACCCCATGAAGCAGAGCCTGTTCGAAACCCGCCACAAAGCCGAATGGGAGCGCTTCGCCCTGGCGCTGGAACGCCTCGAACATGGCAAGGACACCGCGCAGGTGAGCGCTTTTCCCAAAGCCTATCGACGTCTCTGCCAGCATCTGGCTCTGGCCCAGGAGCGCGGCTACAGCAGTTTTCTGATCGATTCATTGCAGCAGCAGGTGTTGCGCGGCCATCAACAGCTGTATCGGCATCGCAGTCGCCTCGGCGCGCAAATCATCAGTTTCATCCTCGCCGACTTTCCGCGACTGGTGCGCGAAGAGTGGCGCTTCGTTGCGGTTGCCAGCCTGCTGTTCTTTGGCAGTCTGATCGGTTTCGCAGTGCTGGTTTATCTGTTTCCGCAGCTGATCTACAACCTGATCCCCGCCGAACAGGTGCGCGAGATGCAAGGCATGTACGACCCCGTCGCCGGCCACCTCGGACGCTCGGCGGAACGCGCAGCGAGTGAAGACTGGGTGATGTTCGGCTATTACGTGATGCACAACATCGGCATCGCCTTCCAGACCTTCGCCAGCGGTTTGCTGATGGGCGTGGGCAGCGGTTTTTTCCTGCTCTACAACGGCATGATCATCGGTGCGGTGGCCGGACATCTCAGCGAAATCGGCTTCGGCCAGACCTTCTGGTCCTTCGTGATCGGCCACGGCGCATTCGAACTGACCGCCATTGCCCTCGCCGGTGCCGCGGGCCTGAAGCTGGGCTGGGCGCTGATCGCACCGGGACGCCTGACCCGCGGTGAGGCACTGCGCCTGGCCGCGCAAAAAAGCGTGCTGCTGGTGTGCGGGGTCATGCTGTTCTTGCTGATTGCAGCCTTCATCGAGGCTTACTGGTCGTCGAAGACCAGTGTCGCACCGCTGACCAAATACGCCGTTGGCGCCGCGCTGTGGCTGGCCGTTGCGGTTTATCTGCTGTTGGCCGGAAGGACCCGCCATGCGCCTGAGTGACGCCAGTGTGGTGATCCGCCCGCGCACGACCTGGGAAGCCATGGACCTGGGCGTGTTGCTGAGCCAGCAGCATCGGCGGTTGTTGATGACCAGTTGGGCTCTCGTCACCCTGCCGCTGTTCGCCCTGCTCAGCGTGCTGCTGTGGGATTCGCCATCGCTGGCGGTGTTTGTGTTCTGGTGGCTGAAACCGGCATATGAACGCCTGCCGCTGTACATCCTCTCCAAAGCGCTGTTCGGCGAGACGCCGACGCTCAAACAGGCCTTGCGTGAATGGCCGCGCCTGCTCAAGCCGCAACTGCTGGCCAGTCTGACCTGGCGCCGGCTGAGCCTGAGTCGCAGCTTTGTGCTGCCGGTGACGCAACTCGAAGGCCTCGACGGCGAGGCCAGACAACAACGCCTGCAGGTGCTGCTGCAACGCAACGGCGGCGCCGCGCAATGGTTGACGATCATCGGCGTGCATCTGGAAACCGCACTGTGGATCGGCGTGATGCTGCTGTTCTACATGTTGCTGCCGCAGCAGATCGAAACCGATTGGGACTGGCAGTCGCTGCTGCTCGCGGCCGATCAGGACTGGCGTTGGCAGGAACACCTGACCAACGCGTTTTATGCGCTGATCCTGGTGGTCTGGGAACCCGTCTATGTTGCCTGCGGTTTCAGCCTGTACCTGAACCGCCGCACGCAACTGGAAGCCTGGGATATCGAGCTGGTCTTCCGTCGCTTGCGCCAGCGCCTGAACAACAGCGTGCTCGGCGTGTTGCTGGCCGCGTGTCTGCTACTGCCGAACCTGCAACCGGTGTGGGCGGCTGATACGCCGGACGCGCCACGACTGCTCAATCAACCGCTGACCAGTCAGGCCTCGCGCGACAGCATCCAGTCATTGCTGGAACAACCGCCGTTCAAGAACAAGGAAAGCGTCACCCGTTACCGCTTTGGCGAGGATCCGGCGAGCCCGGCGAAAGACGCGCAACCGGGTGAGGCGCCGCAGTGGCTGAAGACCCTGCTCGGCTGGCTCGACGGGCAACGCCTGAATGCCGTGGCCAATGTCATTGAAGTGCTGTTGTGGGGTGCATTGATCGCCGCGCTGGGCTGGCTGGTCTGGCGGTATCGCGAATTCTTCCGGACCTTTGTCAGTCGTCGCCCGAACCTGCCATCGCGCAGCAAACCACCGGCGCCACCGCAAGTTTTCGGCCTCGATCTGAACCGTGAAACCTTGCCTGACGACATCGCCGCCAGCGCCGAACAATTGTGGCTCAGCGAACCTCGCGCCGCGCTGGGCCTGCTCTATCGCGGGCTGCTCAGCCATCTGCTGCACGATTTCGACCTGACGCTGAAAGCCGCCGACACCGAGAGCCAGATCCTCGAACGCATCGAGCAATTGCAACGCCCCGACCTGCTCGCCTACAGCCGCAACCTTACCGGCCACTGGCAGAACATGGCCTACGGGCACCGGGTTCCACCGGCACATTTGCAAGCGGAGCTGTGCAACGGCTGGCGTGCATTGTTTGCCAAAGGTGCTGCGCATTGAACCGGCGCATCGGCTGGTCGATCGGTGCGCTGGCGCTTTTGCTGCTCGGCGGCTTGAGCCTTTTTCTGTTTCTCAAAGCCCGGCCGTATCAGGAAGTTATCGATCACGGCCCCTCGCCCACCGCGCAAGCCAACCCGTATCTGGCCGCAGAAATGTTCCTGCGCGAGCGCGGCCTCGCGGTCAATCACGCCGACACCCTGGCGGTGCTGCCGCAGATCGATCCGCACAACCACACCTTGCTGTTGTTCGGTGAACGCGCGCGGATGACGCCGCGTGAAGTCGATCAGGTGCTGAACTGGACTCGCGCCGGCGGGCGTCTGGTGTTTGTCGCCGAGTCGCTGTGGGATGCGCAAACCCGGCAAAGCAACGATCTGCTGCTCGACCGCGTGCAACTGCACCAATCGCTGAGCAAAGACTTGAAAGATCCTCCGGCAGAAGTGGAAAAGGATCGCTTCCCGAAACTGACCAAGCTGTATCTGGAAGACGAAGACGCGCCGGCCTACGCCGGTTTCGACACCGACTTCCACCTCGATGACCCGAACAACGTAGCCCAGGCCTGGGCCAACAGCGCCAAAGCCACGCACATGATGCAACGGGTATACGGCCTCGGCACGGTCACCGTGGTCACCGATGCCGAGCTGTGGAAAACCCCGGCCATCGGCCAATACGACAACGCCTGGCTGCTCTGGTACCTGAGCGCGGACACCGACGTCACGCTGATTTACAGCACCGCCCACGATGGTCTGTGGACGTTGCTCTGGCGCTACTTCCCGCAGGCTATCGTCGCCCTGCTCGCCTTGATCGGTCTGTGGTTGTGGCAGGCGAGTGTGCGCCACGGGCCGGTGCAAATGCCGGCGCCAGCGGGTCGCCGGCAACTGCTGGAGCATCTGCGCGCCAGCGCCGATTTCCTGCTGCGCCACAACGGCCAGCAAGCGCTGTTGCAAGCGCTGCAGCAAGACGTCCTGCGCCGTGCCCGTCGCCGCCATCCCGGTTTCGATCAATTGAATGTGGCCGAACAATGGCTGGCGTTATCGCGCCTGACCCGGCAACCCACCCGCGCCATCAGCCAGGCCCTGAGCCCACGACCGAAGCAGCGTTTGTCCAGCGCCGAATTCAGCCGTCAGGTCGCTCATCTGCAAACCTTGAGGAACGCGTTATGACTGAACAGATCGAGCCCGGCAGCGCGACTCACGCCGCCCAGCAACGCCAGCGTGCCAGCCAGTTGGCGCAAGCGGTACGCAATGAATTGAACAAGGCGCTGATCGGCCAGGAGGCAGTGGTCGACGACGTGCTGACCGCGCTGATTGCCGGCGGCCACGTGTTGCTCGAAGGCGTCCCCGGTCTGGGCAAGACCTTGCTGGTGCGGGCGCTGGCGCGTTGCTTCGGCGGCGAGTTTGCGCGCATTCAATTCACCCCCGACCTGATGCCCAGCGACGTCACCGGCCATGCCGTGTATGACTTGCAGACCGAGCAGTTCAAGCTGCGCAAAGGCCCGTTGTTCACCAACCTGCTGCTGGCCGATGAGATCAATCGCGCTCCGGCGAAAACCCAGGCGGCCTTGCTCGAAGCCATGCAGGAACGCCAGGTGACACTTGAAGGTCGCGCCCTGCCCATCGCGCAACCGTTCATGGTCCTGGCCACGCAGAACCCGATCGAACAGGAAGGCACCTATCCGCTGCCGGAAGCCGAACTCGACCGGTTCATGCTCAAGGTGCGCATGGATTACCCCGATGCCGATCAGGAACTGAACATGGTCCGTCAGGTGTGTCGTTCGACCCGCGCCGACATGCTCGACGTGCAACCACTGCGCACCGTGTTGCAGGCCAAGGATGTGCAAGCCCTGCAACGGATTGCCAGTGATTTGCCGCTGGACGATCAGGTTCTCGATTACGCCGTGCGCCTGGCGCGCAGTACGCGAACCTGGCCGGGGTTGACCCTTGGTGCCGGGCCGCGCGCCTCGATCGCCCTGGTGCGTTGCGCCCGCGCCCGGGCGCTGTTGCGCGGCGGCGAATTCGTGATTCCCGATGACATCAAGGGTTGCGCGCTGGCCGTGCTGCGCCATCGCGTGCGCATCGCGCCGGAACTGGATATCGAAGGTCTGCAGGTCGATCAGGTGCTCGCGCAATTGCTCGATCAAGTCCCGGCGCCACGCCTGTGAAACCCTCGCGGCTGCTGCTGAGCTGGCTCGCCCTGCTGCTGGTCGTCAGCCTTGTGCTCGGCGTTTTTCAGGCACTCGGCAGGGAGCTCCCGTCGAGCCTGATTGCGATCAACTGGGGTTTGCTCCTGGCTCTGTTGGCGTTGGCAGTTATTGACGCACTGCGCCTCAAACGCCTGCCCTCGCTACGCATCAAGCGGCAGATGCCCGGCAGCCTGGCATTGGGGCGCTGGGCAGAGGTGCAGCTGGACATTGCGCATGACTTCGCCGAGGCGCTGAACGTCAATCTTTTCGACCACGTTCCCGACGGCCTCGCGTTTGAACATCTGCCATGGGCCGTCGAGCTTCAACCCGGCCATTCGAGCCAGATCCGCTACCGTCTGCGCCCGGCCAGACGCGGGCATTTCCGCTTTGAACAGTGCGAAGTCAACCTGCCGAGCCCGTTCGGATTATGGTCGGGAAAACGCCTGATCGAGGTCGCCGATCAGACCCGCGTCTATCCCGATTTCGCCCGGCTCTACGGCGCAGAGTTACGCGCCGTCGACAACTGGCTCAGCCAGCTTGGCGTACGCCAGCGGCAACGTCGCGGTCAGGGTCAGGAGTTCCATCAGTTGCGCGAATTTCGTGAGGGCGACAGCCTGCGCCAGATCGACTGGAAAGCCACCGCGCGCCAGCGCACGCCGATTGCCCGCGAGTATCAGGACGAGCGCGACCAGCAAATCATCTTTCTCCTCGATTGCGGCCGACGCATGCGCAGCCAGGACGATGAACTGTCGCACTTCGACCACGCGCTCAATGCCTGCCTGTTGCTCAGTTATGTGGCGTTGCGTCAGGGCGATGCGGTGGGATTGAGTACGTTTGCCGATGATCGACCGCGCCATGTCGTGCCAGTCAAAGGCAGCGGGCAACTGAACGTGCTGCTCAACGCGGTTTACGACCTGGACAGCACGCAGCGTCCGGCTGATTATCAGGCCGCCGTCAACCAACTGCTGACGCGCCAGAAGCGCCGGGCACTGGTGGTCATGGTGACCAACCTGCGCGATGAAGACGATGAGGAGCTGCTGAGCGCGATCAGGCGTCTGAGCGCACATCATCGGGTAATGGTCGCCAGTCTGCGCGAAGAAGCGCTGGATACGTTACGCCAGTCACCGGTGCAAACGCTGCCAGAGGCGTTGGCTTATTGCGGCACGGTGAACTACCTGAATGAGCGTGCAGAACGCCATGAGCGCTTGAGTGCTCATGGCGTTGCCGTGATGGATGTTCGGCCCGCAGCGTTCGGCGCCGAGCTGGTGACGCAGTATCTGAGCTGGAAAAGTAGTGGGGCGCTTTGATCACTCCAGAATCGGCACATACACCGATCCACTTTCGGAGGTGCCGTCGGCATTTTCCACTTCAACCTCAAGGGAAACGATTTCCGACGCGGCCATCACTTTCCAGCCAGTCTTGAATTCACCCTTGCTGTCTGTAATGGAATCAATGAAAGGCTTGCCGTTGACGCGGACCCGAATTTTTCTTTGAGGCACGGGTGCTGCCGACGTTTTGTCCACGACCAATGCAGTCATCGATACATAGGCGCCCACATAGGCAGGATTCGGCGTCGCAACAACAGACGCCACAACAGCTGGACGCTCAGTGACAATCAGTGGCAGCGATTTCATATCCCATCCCGCCACGCCCCCCTTCACCGCCGCCCACACATGCCCCTCCCCCGGAACCCCCAGCGACAAGCGAAGCTTTGCGTGCCCTTGAGCGTTGGTACGGGTTGACGGCAAGAATTCATCCGCGTAATTCCACATGACCTCAACGTCACT
Protein-coding sequences here:
- a CDS encoding DUF58 domain-containing protein, with product MKPSRLLLSWLALLLVVSLVLGVFQALGRELPSSLIAINWGLLLALLALAVIDALRLKRLPSLRIKRQMPGSLALGRWAEVQLDIAHDFAEALNVNLFDHVPDGLAFEHLPWAVELQPGHSSQIRYRLRPARRGHFRFEQCEVNLPSPFGLWSGKRLIEVADQTRVYPDFARLYGAELRAVDNWLSQLGVRQRQRRGQGQEFHQLREFREGDSLRQIDWKATARQRTPIAREYQDERDQQIIFLLDCGRRMRSQDDELSHFDHALNACLLLSYVALRQGDAVGLSTFADDRPRHVVPVKGSGQLNVLLNAVYDLDSTQRPADYQAAVNQLLTRQKRRALVVMVTNLRDEDDEELLSAIRRLSAHHRVMVASLREEALDTLRQSPVQTLPEALAYCGTVNYLNERAERHERLSAHGVAVMDVRPAAFGAELVTQYLSWKSSGAL